A region of the Microcystis aeruginosa FD4 genome:
AATTTTTGCCAAACTTCATGATAACAATTATTGGGCATATTTTGAACATCATTTAATGTTTCCATAATCAAATCTTTGGCCTGTTTTCTATTTACATTTTCTTTTAAAACTTCTAAATGCTTGTGTAACTGTTCTAATAACCATTGTTTATCTTCAACCGAAAAATTTCGTAACTTTTGTTCAAGTTCAATAATTTGAGGGGATATCATAAAATTAACTCCTGACCGAGATTAGTCTAGTTTAATGATAACAAAAGCTTCAGATTTAAGGCTTTAACTAAAGATTACCTTGTTATAAATATCTGCTATCTCTACCTCAACCCGCAAAGAGTTTAAATGAATTATCGTATCAGTTTCATAAGCTGTAAACAACCAATGATCGCCTTCTTTTTGAAAATGTTCAATATAAAGTCTTTCCTGAGAAATCAATAAATATTCCTGAAAAGTTGCAATGGTTCGATAAGCGGCAAACTTTTCTTCTCTGTCGTAATTAGCAGTAGAAGAAGACAAAACCTCCGTAATCAAAACAGGATTAATTAAAGTATCTTTGCGTCCTTCTTGACAAGTGAGAGGTTCAGAAACTACCATAATATCAGGATAGGTAGCTATTTGGCACTCAGGTATCCATAAACGCTGATCGGTGACAAAAACGGCATAGGGTTGATTCTTTAGTCCAGTATATAAAGCCACTAATAAATTACGGCTCATCTGAGTTCAGTATGCTAAAAGCAACATCCTAGTTGGTTAAGAAAGTATTAAATTTCCTCTTAGGAAGATAAAATCAGCTATCAATTCAGCGTTTTGAGGCTTTATAATAATAGAGAGACCCATAAATTTTATAACAACTAAGTAGAAACCTATTATGATTTCCCTCAATCATCCTAAATCATCACTACAGATTTTTGAAGAAATCCTAAATTTCCAGACTCATAAACCAGTTGAAATTAGCATAATAGACGACATGATTTTCGTGAAATTAGAAGTAAAGGATAAATCAGCTATTTGTCCGAGATCTGGTTGTGAGAGTCGTAAGCTAACTGGTTTAGTGAAGTGACTGCCTACTTTGAGCATCGATTAGTAATGGTTGTGTTGAAAGTCTCAACAATAAGCTCAAGGTAATAAAGCGATGTGGATATGGGTTTCGCAATTTTGAGATACGAGTTCTTCTATCCTGTAATAAATCTATCACTTTAGCCTAAAAAACTCGGATGAACCCGCAAATGAATATGAATAACGATAGACAACATCTCAAATTATTATCAATCTTCCACTATATTATGGGAGGGATTCTTGCCTTTTTCTTTCTCTTTCCACTTATCCACTTTACTATTGGTCTACTCATCATTACCGAATCTATTTCAGTACATTCATCTGGGAATTTACCGCCTCAAGCGGCCGGGTATTTTTTCGCCGTTGTTGGTGGCCTATTTTTCATATTAGGAGAAGTTTTTGCTATTGCTACCATTGTATCGGGGCGATTCCTCAAACGCCGCCAGAGATACTGGTTTTCCTTCGTTATGGCCTGCATCCTCTGCTCATTCACTCCCTTGGGGACAATCCTCGGAGTCTTCACGATTATTGTTCTCTCCCGCCAGTCCGTCAAGGAGCTATACGGGCTTCCTAATGCAGATACCGTTAATTAACATCTCCAAATGAGAGCAGCCCTCAATGAATAGGCTTAGTAGCGGCCGCCGTCACGCTCAATAGACCTCCTGCAAAAATAGGAACTGATTATGTATAATCAAGTAAAACACTCAGAAAAACCATGACTTACGAAAAAGTAAAAAATTTGAATCCAGAAGAGTTTAAACGCTTTTGTGGAGTATATCCTGAAACATTTAAGGATATGGTGAAGGTTTTGGCTGCCGAAAAAGTTCTGCAAAAAAAATCGGGAAGACCAAGTAAATTAAGTCTAGAAGACCAAATCTTGATGACCTTAGAGTATTTACGGGAATATAGTACTTATTTCCATCTCGCAATTAATTGGGAGATTAATGAGACAACAGCCCTAAGAATCACTAGAAAGGTAGAAAATATTCTGATAAAATCTGGATTGTTTAATCTGCCTGGGAAAAAGACAGTTCACCAGGCGAATAGTGACCTAGAGGTAGTGGTAGTAGATGTAGCAGAGCATGAGATAGAAAGACCTCAAAAAAAGCAGAAAGATTACTATAGCGGGAAACAAGGCTATTATACAATAAAATCGCAAGTTCTTGCGGCACAAAAAACAGGAATGATAATCTGTACCGCTCATGGAAAGGGAAGAATACATGACTTTAATCTTTGGAAAAATAGTCAAATTGGGAGCGATAAAAGTATTGAATGTTTAGCAGATAAGGGCGATCAAGGAATTCAAAAGCTGCACAAAAATAGTAGAATTCCTAACAAAAAAAAGAAAAATCAAGAATTAAGTTTAGAAGAAAAAGAATTTAATCGCCAGTTATCAAGAGAAAGAATTGTTATCGAACATATTCACAGAAGTCTGAAGAGATTTAGAATTTTATCATCAAGATATAGGAATCGGAGACGACGTTTTGGTCTGAGATTTAATTTAATCGCTGGCATTTACAACTACGAACTTGCTTTAGGCTATCATCAAGTAGCTGAATAAGACTTTTGCAGGAGGTCTAATAAAAAAGCCACAAACTGGATACTTAAAATAATAAACGCTATCAACTGACCTAGCGATAATTGAACGGCGAGGACTAGGGAAGCCCCATACCAAAAAAGGAAGAGTACGATTAGGGTCAAAGGCAAGCGGAAAGAAAGAGGAAGGGGTTCTGAGCTACACTCGGCTACCAATCTGCTTCTTTTGAGAAGGTAATAAGTCCCACAGGCTAGGGCAGTTAGTCCAGTGGAAGCAAAGGCAAGTTGAGGACTGTAAATAGCCATTAATGATAGCATGGCCAAGACTTTAGGGAGTGTGACAGCGACTTTGAGAAAGAGGTTCCTAGCCAGACCGTTGCCGACGATGGCGGCGGTGAGCGCGGCTAGGCCGATCTCCGAGGCACTGGCAAAGAGAGTCGTCACTATCAAGAAAACACCCAATATGTTGAGAGCCTCAGGCGAGTTCTGGATGATGACCTTATCGATAATCACCTGAATGACTAAGGGGATAGACAACCAGAACAGAGTACCGAAGGCACTTAAAAAGAAGACGATTATCGATAAGAGCAGTTGAATGATAATTGTTACTCCCCGAAGCTAAACTCACCGGATGAACGATCCAGGCTAGACATACCATAAAATATTTAGCCACAAAAAAGCACCCCCTCGCGGGAGTGCCTTTTCGTTCAGACTAGGAATTAACCATTGATAGCAGGAGCAATCAGAGCTACGGGAGCCTGTTGGCCACTAGCTAAGTCTAAGGGGAAGTTATGTGCATTACGCTCGTGCATTACTTCCATCCCGATACCAGCGCGGTTTAACACATCAGCCCAAGTACCAATTACACGACCTTGAGAATCGAGAATCGACTGGTTGAAGTTAAAACCGTTGAGGTTGAACGCCATGGTGCTAACACCCATTGCCCGGCAGATGACAGAAATCAGCAAAGATGATAAGTATAATTTTATTTATAAAAAGTAAAATAAAATTAAAGATCAATAGATAACAACTATCATGGACTCCTTGCCAATTATTGCCTTTGTTGAAAAAATAGTATATACCGCTACGGGTAAATACTTAAATTTAATTCAAAAACAGATTATTTTTGGGACAATGATGGATAAAAGCTATTTTACTATTGCTGAAGAGATTGGTTATAGTGAAGGTTATGTTAAAGATGAAGGTTCTAAGTTGTGGAAACTTATGTCAGATAACTTAAATGAAAATATTACGAAAGCTAATGCTAAATCTCGCTTAAGAAGTTGGGAGTTCCCTGAAGGTTCGCCTCAATTATATTTAGATCACTCTCATTACCGCAATTCTTTACAAAATTCTATTCTTATTAATAACTACAATGATGTCAATATAGCAATTTATCAGGAGCAGGGGCAAACCTCCTCTGTCTCAGGCTCAAATCTTTGTGATTTGTCACAAATGCCCGCTTTAAAGCTTTGTTTGGGTCGAGTTCAGGAAATTTATCTCCTCGAACAAGCTATTTTAACTCATCAATTGATAGAGATAACGGGGTTAATCGGAGTGGGTAAAACAACTTTAATGGTTCAATTAGTCGATAAAGTTAAAGATAATTTTGAGTCTGTCATTTGGCGCAATTGCTCATTTTATAATTCTTGGAGAGAGCTTAAATTAGAGTTAATCCAGATTTTTAATAATAATCAGATATCTGAATTTGAGCAAGATAACTTAAACTATAAATTACTCAGCTATCTCAAAAAGCATAAATGTTTACTCATTTTGGATCAATGTGAAACCCTTTTTCAAGAGGGGCAAAATGCAGGAATTTACCGATCAGGTTATGAAAAATGCGAGCAATTTCTTGATTATACCACAAATTTAGAGCATCAAAGTTGTGTGTTTTTTGTCTCTAATGTTCAGAGGAAGTCTTTAGCTAAACAAGAATCGAGCTATTTATTAAAGTTGTCAGGATTACAAGAGTCAGCTAAGGAAATTTTAAGAATGGCAAATTTAAAACAAGACGAAAAATGGTCATTATTGATTGAGCAATATGGAGCAATACCTTTGTATTTAAAAATAGCGACTCAATCAATTAATACTCTGTTTAATAACCAAGTGTCTGCTTTTTTAAACTATCAAATTATTCCCGATGACTTAGAAGATATTCTATTAAAGCAGTGGCAATATTTATCAAAATTAGAACAAAAAATTATGATAGTTGTCAGTCAAGAGGAACAAGAGATAACCCTAGAAACCTTATTACATAATTTATCGGAACATCCCTCTAGTTTATTTAAAGCGATTCAGTCTTTACTGAGAAGAAATTTATTAGAAAAAAGAGAAGATGAGAATTATTGTAACTTTGTAACTTTGCCTATTATTAAACAATTTATCAATGAGTTAGTCAGTGCTGATTCTTAGATACCTCTAATTGTCACATTTTCTGTATTTGTAAGATACATTTTGCCCAAAAATCTGACTTATCTGACTTTTATTTGACATAGAAGTAGGCAATTCTTCTGACTTTTTCTACTTGTCAATCCTAAAATTTACCTAGACAATTGATTGGACTTAAACGTTTTTGGATGATTAAGGAGTTTAATTATGGCTATTTCTTTTGGTGGAGCCGGTTCTTACTGGTCTTATTGGTGGGGTGACGATTGGTACTATCATCGTACAGTGGTGAGTGATAATGCTTCAGACACTTTGCGTGGTTGGAATGGTTGGAATGATTATTTGATCGGCAATGGTGGAAATGATGACCTTATTGGTTATTCAGGAAGGGATATTCTGCAAGGTTCTAGCAACTTTAGTTCAAGTAACAATGAAATAGATATTCTCAATGGTTCATGGCAAAATACTACAGGGGATGGTGAATCTGATCTATTTGTTCTAGGAACTCCATCGGGAAATCTTTATCGAGGCACTGGATTTGCGATTATTAAAAACTTTGAACTGGGTCTTGATACTATTCAGCTTAAAGCAGGTTCTGGTGGTAATTATGGCACCGGAATAATAGTGGAAAAGCAACGACATACTCTTATGGGGGGAGGTACTTCTGCTACGGATACACTGATTAAAAATGCTTCCGGAAATTTGTTAGCCGTTATTCAGGATCAAGCTTATAGTTTTGATGATCTTTCCCATTCTTTTGAACTTGTTTAACTGCTATCTTGCTTGCACCTAGTCCCTAGATCGCCCTGCAATAAATTGGCAGGGCTGATAGGTAGCGTTAAGTTGGCTACAAAATGATGATTATTGAGACTAAAATTAGACAATCAGAAAATCATTATTGGTCATAGCTAAACCTGTGTCAAAAGTCATGTTTTAGTAAAAAGCATCTGATGCAAATTCTAAGGCGTTAGAACTGCGTTCAAGATGAAAGAAAGGATCAAAATAGGTATATGGATTAAGTTTTGCGATTGCTATTCCACTGATAGATATTACTCCTGTACTTGAATTATAAGAAGCAGAACCTGATGAACCATAAACTGTTATTCTGTCTCCTTCAGAAGCATTAAAATCTCTGATAATATCTACTTGTCTGTTTTGAAAAACCTCTGTCACATCAAACATAAATCGATCAGCACCGATTCCACCTTCAAGGGTATCTATACCCGATGAGCCTAGCAATTTATCATTGCCAGTACCACCTAATAAGTAATCGTTTCCTGAACCTCCTTTGAGAAAATCATTTCCACTCTCTCCTAACAAGCGATCATTATCAGCACCACCAGCTATTTTATCATTACCAGTTCCTCCATATAGGGTATCATTACCCGCATTGCCAAAAAGAGTGTCACTTCCACTATAGCCATAGAAAATTTCGCTGCTAGTCCACCCTGCTAGGAAATCATCATAATAATCCCGACCATAATAAGTTATAGGTGTGCTATTGCTGCCACCACCAATGATAGTAAATGACATAGATTTACCCCTTCTTTATCCAAAAAATATTTACAAACTGATGATAAAACTAATCTTAAAAATCTGTCAGTCTGATCAAGTCAGTATCGAAGTAAGGGAAAAAGTCTGCAAAAGGTCAGAAAAGTCAGAATCATAGGTTAGTTTTAATCATTTTCTAAAATCCGCAAAGTTTACTGAAATTCTCAAACAGGCATCATCAAATTTTTGCCAAACTTCATGATCACATTGTTAATCCTCATTCAAATCAGCAATCAAATCCTCTACTGTTCCCCTTTTGGCTGTTCCAGTAGCGATCGCCTCTTTCAATTCCTTAAAATTAGCTAAAATTTCTTTTTCTTTAGCTTCCGCCCTATATTTACGCAAAATTTCTAATAATAAATCTTGTTCATCCCCTGATAAACCCTCAAAAGATTTGATCATTTCCTGTAAAGTCATCGTTTCACCTCTTAACTCTTGATAAAAACCTGTCTATTTTTATTAGAACAAAAAATTCATCTATCAACCTTTAATTATTTTCAAAGATTACCTTGTTATAAATATCTGAGACCGCTACCTCAATCCTCAAAGATTTTAAACGGATAATACTGTTAGTTTCATAAGCAGTAAAAAGCCAGCGATCGCCTTCTTTTTGAAAATGTTCAATATAACATTTTTCTTGAGAAATCAATAAATATTCCTGAACAGTTGCAATCGTTCGATAAGCGGCAAACTTTTCTTCTCTGTCGTAATTTGCCGTTGCAGCAGACAAAACCTCAGCGATTAAAACAGGATTAATTACAGTATCTTTGCGTCCTTCTTGATAAGTGAGAGGTTCAGACACTACCATAATATCAGGATAGGTAGCTATTTGGCGCTCAGGTATCCATAAACGCTGATCGGTGACAAAAACGGCATAGGGGTGATTTTTTAGCGCAGTATATAAAGCCACTAATAAATTACTGATAATGCGGTTATGAGTCGGTGTCCCTCCTGTCATAGCAATAATTTTTCCATCAAGATATTCATGGCGAGTTTGGGATTGTATTTCCTGCTCAAAATATTGACTAAGAGTATATTTTTCAGTGAGAGCGGTCATAATGAGGATTGTTTGAGAATAAGCATTTTGCAGCGTTTTTCATTTGTACCCCGTTCCCCAATTCTAACAACAAAAAAGCACCCCCTCGCGGGAGTGCCTTTTCGTTCAGACTAGGAATTAACCATTGATAGCAGGAGCAGTCAGCGCTACAGGAGCCTGTTCACCACTAGCTAAGTCTAAGGGGAAGTTATGTGCATTACGCTCGTGCATTACTTCCATACCGATACCAGCGCGGTTTAACACATCGGCCCAAGTACCAATTACACGACCTTGAGAATCGAGAATCGACTGGTTGAAGTTAAAACCATTGAGGTTAAACGCCATGGTGCTAACACCCATTGCCGTAAACCAGATACCGATTACCGGCCATGCACCTAAGAAGAAGTGCAGAGAACGGCTATTGTTGAAAGAAGCGTATTGGAAGATTAAACGTCCGAAGTAACCGTGAGCGGCAACGATATTGTAGGTTTCTTCCTCTTGACCGAATTTGTAACCGTAGTTTTGAGATTCGATTTCAGTGGTTTCACGCACTAAGGAAGAAGTTACTAGGGAACCGTGCATCGCGGAGAACAAGGAACCGCCGAACACACCAGCAACACCTAACATATGGAAGGGGTGCATGAGAATGTTATGTTCTGCTTGGAACACGAACATAAAGTTAAAGGTTCCAGAGATTCCTAAAGGCATACCATCAGAGAAGGAACCTTGTCCGATGGGATAGATTAAGAATACAGCAGTAGCGGCGGATACAGGTGCGGAGTAAGCTACACAAATCCAAGGACGCATTCCTAAACGGAAAGACAGTTCCCACTGACGACCGAGGTAGCAGAAGACACCTAGTAAGAAGTGGAAAATGACTAACTGGTAGGGACCACCGTTGTATAACCACTCATCTAAGGAAGCTGCTTCCCAGATGGGGTAGAAGTGGAGTCCAATCGCGTTGGAAGAGGGAACAACAGCACCAGAGATGATGTTGTTTCCGTAGAGTAGGGAACCAGCTACAGGCTCGCGAATACCGTCGATATCTACGGGAGGAGCGGCGATAAAGGCGATGATGAAGCAGGTGGTGGCGGTGAGCAGGGTGGGGATCATGATCACACCGAACCAACCGATGTATAAGCGGTTGTTGGTGCTGGTGATCCACTGACAGAACTGCTCCCACAGGGAAGCGCTTTCGCGCTGTTGTAAGGTGGTGGTCATTGGTTTATGATTCCTATTAAGTTATCGAGGTACGATTGATTGATTGATGATGTCTCTATCTTAAGGACTTTGTAACGGTTTGTAAAGGGGTTTGACGATATTATTACTTATGTCATTGATAAGCTGGGGTTATACTACAGCGCTTCTCATCGAAAATTTGGATCTGAAACCCCGTCCTTGTTAAGTAGTCGTGCAAAATTAATTTCCTAGTCGAGACTCCGAGACTCCGAGACTCCGAGACTCACAAGACAGCTATTAGGGATCGGATTTGAGTTTTCAGTTCACTGTTTACGGATCACAGCAGAAGTCTGACGGAGTAGTGGCTTAGATGTGTAATTAATTGTGCTTAGATACTTACTGTCACCCCGTGAGATTGCCATGATACGTCTGATGCTTCGCCGTTTAACCGATAACCAGCGGCGGAGACTGAAGAAGGCTCCGATCCCTCAATTCAATCTTGACAGACCACTAGGTTGATCTAATGTTGACGCTCCCCGCTCTAAAGAGACGGGGATTCTTCGTTCATTGAGTCTCCGTTAGCCAGCAGGATTTCTCCAACCAACCAAGAGGGAATCTCTCCCGAAGCGTTTCAAGTTTGCGTGCGCCCCACGCTACTTAATCCCTTTTGCAAGATGTTTAAAGCGGCGTTTCTATCTCGACAATCTGTGTACCCATAATCAGGACAAACATGGGTTCGAGTAGATAGCGACTTTTGGACTTTTTGCCCACAATTAGCACAATTTTGAGACGTATTATGAGGTGAGACAGCTATAGTTAACTTGCAGTATTTGTCCCCAAAATACTCTAGCCATTGCCTAAAAACAGACCATCCTGCATCGGTTATCGACTTCGCTAAATGACGATTCTTAACCATGCCTTTGATATTTAAGTTGACCTGAGCGATTAAGTCGTTAGACTTAACTAGGGTTTGCAGCAAAAAGTACGGGCGAAGCATTCGGATAGAAAATCTCCGGTTTCACCGATAGGTTATTGCCCGAATGCTTCGCCCCTACAGGACGCGGGCCGATGAAGATGCAAGGTTTTGAACCACGATTCTCTCAAAATCTTGCACCTGTTTCGCTCGTAAAGCCCCAAAACCCTTACTTTGCATACATTTCACATTTATTCAGCCAGCCCTAACTAAACGGAGTGCCACACTCTTGACAAACTCTTCTCGTTGCCTACTTACTCTTAAATGTTTCCGAGCAGATCGCTTTCTAGCTTTGTGATAATTACGAGATTGTTTTTTACCCTTACGGTATTTCTTTGACTTTTTCCTGTTTAATCGGTTTAGTTGTTTTTCAGCTTTTCGATAGTAGTTCGGACAATCAATTTGATTACCTTCGCTATCTACTAAGAAAAACTTTAATCCCACATCAATCCCAGTGGCTTTCTGGGAAGGTGTTAAAGGTTTAACCGTGTCTCTGGGGTCTAATTTAATGCAGAACTGCACATAATAACCATCGGCACGATTAAGGATTCTTACCCGTTTAATCTGGTCTGGTTGATAATAATTAATATCTCTAGAGCCAATCAGTTTAAGAGTGCCAATACCTTTTTTGTCTGTAAAGGTAATATGACGTTTATCTTTTGATAGCTTCCATCCAGATACTTTATACTCAACGGAACGGGAATGTTTTTTAAACTTAGGGTAGCCTTTCTTTCCTTTAACTTGATTTTGGCAATTATCGTCAAACCGAGTAATTGCTCGCCAGGTTCTTTCTACAGCAGTCTGGCAAGCATGGGAGTTTAAATCATCAACAAATTTCAACTCTTTCCTTAATGCTGTGTTGTACCGAAATAACTCTGTTTTGCCAACACCCCGATTATCCATCCAATAACGCAGAAATTTATTCCGAACAAATTGAGTTGTCCGTATTGCTTCGTTAATGGCTTCTATCTGATTAGGTTTTGGCTTAACTTTGTATTCTAGTACAAACATTTTGACAATGCTTGACCGAGCATCGGTATTTTAACACAAAATTCTTTAAGTTGACAATACATATTTATTTAAAGCCGCCCGACCCTACAATAAAGTGCGGGGCTTGTACCCAAATTTTCGGTCAACAGGATCAATAACTACTGATTCTGAGCCGATAATGATACACTAGGCATGATTTAACTACAAACCTCGATCGCAAAAGGAAATAAACATCGATGAAAGCCATGATTTTGGCGGCAGGCAAAGGAACTCGCGTGCGTCCGATTACCCATACGATTCCCAAACCCCTGATCCCGATTTTACAAAAGCCAGTGATGGAGTTTTTGTTGGAACTGTTACGACAGCATGGCTTTGATCAGATCATGGTGAATGTCAGTCATTTAGCCGAAGAAATTGAGAGTTATTTCCGCGATGGTCAGCGTTTTGGGGTGCATATCGGCTATTCTTTCGAGGGTAGAATCCAAGAGGGCGAGTTAATCGGTGATGCACTAGGATCTGCGGGCGGTTTACGACGAATTCAAGATTTTAATCCCTTTTTTGACGATACCTTTGTGGTTCTCTGTGGTGATGCCCTGATTGATCTCGATTTAACCGCAGCCGTTAAATGGCATCGGGAAAAGGGAGCGATCGCCACTATCGTCACCAAAACCGTCCCCAAAGAGGAAGTATCGAGTTATGGGGTGGTAGTTAGCGACGAGGAGGGAAGGATTCTCAGTTTCCAAGAAAAACCCGCCATCGATGAAGCTTTAAGTACCTGCATTAACACAGGGATATATATTTTTGAGCCAGAAATCATTGATTTTATTCCCCCTAATAGTAAATACGACATCGGTGGCGAATTATTCCCCCAATTAGTCGCTAAAGGTGCGCCTTTCTACGCTTTAAACATGGATTTTGAATGGGTGGATATCGGTAAAGTCCCCGACTACTGGCAGGCAATTCGCGGGGTGTTATCCCGGGAAATTAAAAATGTTGCTATCCCCGGCATCGAAGTCAAACCGGGCATCTATACGGGCTTAAATGTGGGGGTAAACTGGGATCGAGTCGATATCACCGGACCTGTGTATATTGGGGCAATGACGCGCATTGAAGACGGGGCGAAAATTGTCGGTCCGAGTATGATTGGCCCCAATTGTTGGATTTGTGGCGGCGCGACCGTGGATAATAGCGTTATTTTTGAATATTCTCGCCTTGGACCGGGGGCGCGTTTGGTGGATAAGTTGGTCTTTGGGCGCTATTGTGTTGATAAAACCGGCGCGGCGATCGATGTGGAAGCGGCAGCCTTGGATTGGTTGATTACCGATACCCGCAAGGTTCCCCCAGAATTTGATCACCCTAAACATCAGGCAATTCGTTCTTTATTTAATGGCAAGTAGGCAACACCGCAACGGGGAAACCACTTGGCACGCATTGCGGGGAATTATGAATTATGAATTATGAATTGGGAAGTATTTTCAGTGAACAGTGAACAGTAAACAGTAAACAGTAAACAGTAATCAGTAATCAGTGAACTGAAAACTAACATCTGATAACTGATAACTGATAACTGATTCAAGGCTGACTCCCCAAAACGAAAACTTCCTACCTCACCATAGATCATGTTTGATTCTCCTGTTGATCTGCTCATTCTCTCCAATGGTCCTGGAGAAATATCTACATGGGTGCGTCCAGTTGTCAAGAGATTGCGACAAAACTTAACAGAAGATCGATCGCTGTTGCGGATTTCGGTGATTCTTTCCCCTTGTACTCATTCTATGGGGGCGGAAACGGCAGTAGTTAGGAAATATCCGGAGGTCGATCGAGTCCAGTCGCCAGAAAACTTCTTTAATTTTCTTTTCTGGGGAAAAACCGCCGATAATTGGGATTGGCACCCCAAGGGCATCGTTTTATTTTTAGGGGGCGATCAATTTTTTGCCCTCACCATCGGTAAACGGTTGGGTTATCGCACCGTTATCTATGCGGAATGGGAAGCGCGTTGGTATCGGGGGATCGATCGCTTTGCCGTGATGAATACAAGTGTATTGAATAATATTCCCCAACAATATCAGCATAAATTTACTGTTATCGGCGATTTAATGGTAGATTTGCCCACTGCTATCACCCCTGATGACGCTACCTTAATTGCACTCCTCCCCGGTTCCAAACCCTCGAAATTAGCTCAGGGTGTACCCCTAACCCTAACCATTGCCGAAAAGATACACGCACACAATCCCCAGACTAAATTCTTAATTCCCGTTGCTCCTACGATAAATTTAGCTTATTTGGCGAAATTTGCCGATCCTAGCTATAACCCGATGATTACTAAAACTGGTTGGAGTGCTGCCAAATTAAAAAACGGTGAAAAACCCTATCTAGAAACAGCTAAGGGGGTAAAAGTTGACCTAATTACCGATTTTCCCGCTCATAACCAGCTTTCTCGTTGTCATTTAGCTTTAACGACGGTGGGTGCTAATACTGCCGAATTAGGGGCGCTGGCAATCCCGATGATTATTTTACTACCGACTCAGCAACTAGACGCAATGCGGACTTGGGACGGTTTACCCGGTTTATTAGCCCAACTGCCGGGGGTGGGTTCTTTATTTGCTAAGATAATTAATCTCTATATGTTGCGGAAAAAGCGTTTATATGCTTGGCCAAATATTTGGGCCAGTGCCGAAATTGTTCCGGAATT
Encoded here:
- a CDS encoding lipid-A-disaccharide synthase is translated as MFDSPVDLLILSNGPGEISTWVRPVVKRLRQNLTEDRSLLRISVILSPCTHSMGAETAVVRKYPEVDRVQSPENFFNFLFWGKTADNWDWHPKGIVLFLGGDQFFALTIGKRLGYRTVIYAEWEARWYRGIDRFAVMNTSVLNNIPQQYQHKFTVIGDLMVDLPTAITPDDATLIALLPGSKPSKLAQGVPLTLTIAEKIHAHNPQTKFLIPVAPTINLAYLAKFADPSYNPMITKTGWSAAKLKNGEKPYLETAKGVKVDLITDFPAHNQLSRCHLALTTVGANTAELGALAIPMIILLPTQQLDAMRTWDGLPGLLAQLPGVGSLFAKIINLYMLRKKRLYAWPNIWASAEIVPELLGELQPEEVANMAISWLENPEQLEAIRQKLRAVRGQAGAVDKLVSIIAEQLSSF